The DNA window GTACCTGTACAGCATGATTCGGCACACCCGCCCCGGCGGCTGGTGGAAATCGGCAGCGGCAACTCAACCCTGATGGCAATCAACGCCATTGCCCGGAACCACCACGACGACCCGACCTACAGCTGCGAACACATCTGTATCGAGCCCTACAAAATGCCCTGGCTGGAGCAGACGAACGTGACCGTGCAGCGGGCGAAGGTTGAGGATGTCGACCGGTCGGTGTTCACCAGCTTGCAGGCGGGTGATATTCTGTTCATCGACTCATCGCACATTATCCGGCCACAGGGCGATGTACTGACGGAGTATCTGGAAATTCTGCCGATCCTGAATGTGGGCGTCCGGGTGCATATCCACGACATCTTCACCCCCTGCGATTACCTGCACGAGTGGGTCTACAAAGAGCATTTTCTCTGGAACGAACAGTATCTGCTCGAAGCATTCCTGAGCTTCAACCGGTCTTTCAAAATCATCGGGGCTGTCAATTACC is part of the Spirosoma rhododendri genome and encodes:
- a CDS encoding class I SAM-dependent methyltransferase, which codes for MAINAIARNHHDDPTYSCEHICIEPYKMPWLEQTNVTVQRAKVEDVDRSVFTSLQAGDILFIDSSHIIRPQGDVLTEYLEILPILNVGVRVHIHDIFTPCDYLHEWVYKEHFLWNEQYLLEAFLSFNRSFKIIGAVNYLKHHYPDLLLANCPILATQPHREPGSFWIEKL